From the Clupea harengus chromosome 15, Ch_v2.0.2, whole genome shotgun sequence genome, one window contains:
- the LOC116223891 gene encoding ABC transporter F family member 4-like has protein sequence MKLAFLLAVSLSFITENQSLPAVKSERREDLLKRCLADALSIALSKTEATPEHPECKELFIGGSNHEAPVKKSGEEVPPLEGEGAKEESELEAIRDLLKENEEKYEETDEERSQEEFPQYQRKRHLFPSEKEKREEGEGREKRSFRPGFARKYQRKYHKREGDSSKEEEENEEDREKRTFRPSNKHQRRRLHKREGDSSEEEEEDEEDRERRSFRPSNKHQRRRLHKREVDSSEEEEEDEEDREKRTFRPSNKHQRRRLHKREGDSSEEQEEDEEDREKRTFRPSNKHQRRRLHKREGDSSEEEEEDEEDREKRTFRPSNKHQRRRLHKREGDSSEEEEEDEEDREKRTFRPSNKHQRRRLHKREGDSSEEEEEDEEDREKRTFRPSNKHQRRRLHKREGDSSEEEEEDEEDREKRTFRPSNKHQRRRLHKREGDSSDEQEEDEEDREKRTFRPSNKHQRRRLHKREGDSSEEEEEDEEDREKRTFRPSNKHQRRRLHKREGDSSEEEEEDEEDREKRTFRPSNKHQRRRLHKREGDSSDEQEEDEEDREKRTFRPSNKHQRRRLHKREGDSSEEEEEDEEDREKRTFRPSNKHQRRRPDWYKRSVTSTAAANNLTRLLNYRKAQLSRVTEPEGGAKSTHPKDASFKIKELLKERELANLAAMDLEVQQIASKIHNGQKK, from the exons ATGAAACTTGCCTTTCTACTAGCGGTGTCTCTGTCCTTCATAACAG AAAACCAGTCCCTTCCAGCGGTAAAATCGGAGAGACGAGAGGATTTG CTGAAGAGATGCTTGGCAGACGCCCTTTCCATTGCACTTTCCAAAACAGAAGCAACGCCAGAGCATCCGGAGTGCAAAGAACTCTTCATAGGAG GCTCCAACCATGAGGCTCCAGtgaagaagagtggagaggaggtgccGCCACTAGAGGGGGAAGGAGCCAAAGAAGAATCAGAGCTGGAGGCCATCCGAGACCTCCTTAAGGAGAACGAGGAGAAGTACGAAGAGACGGACGAGGAACGAAGCCAGGAGGAGTTTCCTCAGTACCAGAGGAAAAGGCACCTCTTTCCGTCAGAGAAGGAGAAACGTgaggaaggggagggcagagagaagaggtccTTCAGGCCTGGGTTTGCGCGCAAATATCAAAGAAAGTATCACAAGCGTGAAGGAGACTCGTccaaggaagaagaggagaacgaggaggacagagagaagaggaccttTAGGCCGTCGAACAAACATCAAAGAAGGCGTCTTCACAAGCGTGAAGGAGACTCGTccgaagaagaagaggaggacgaggaggacagagagaggaggtccTTTAGACCgtcaaacaaacatcaaagaagGCGGCTTCACAAGCGTGAAGTAGACTCGtccgaggaagaagaggaggacgaggaggacagagagaagaggaccttTAGGCCGTCGAACAAACATCAAAGAAGGCGGCTTCACAAGCGTGAAGGAGACTCGTCCGAGGAacaagaggaggacgaggaggacagagagaagaggaccttTAGGCCGTCGAACAAACATCAAAGAAGGCGGCTTCACAAGCGTGAAGGAGACTCGtccgaggaagaagaggaggatgaggaggacagagagaagaggaccttTAGGCCATCGAACAAACATCAAAGAAGGCGGCTTCACAAGCGTGAAGGAGACTCGtccgaggaagaagaggaagacgaggaggacagagagaagaggaccttCAGGCCGTCGAACAAACATCAAAGAAGGCGGCTTCACAAGCGTGAAGGAGACTCGtccgaggaagaagaggaagacgaggaggacagagagaagaggaccttCAGGCCGTCGAACAAACATCAAAGAAGGCGGCTTCACAAGCGTGAAGGAGACTCGtccgaggaagaagaggaagacgaggaggacagagagaagaggaccttCAGGCCGTCGAACAAACATCAAAGAAGGCGGCTTCACAAGCGTGAAGGAGACTCGTCCGATGAacaagaggaggacgaggaggacagagagaagaggaccttTAGGCCGTCGAACAAACATCAAAGAAGGCGGCTTCACAAGCGTGAAGGAGACTCGtccgaggaagaagaggaagacgaggaggacagagagaagaggaccttCAGGCCGTCGAACAAACATCAAAGAAGGCGGCTTCACAAGCGTGAAGGAGACTCGtccgaggaagaagaggaagacgaggaggacagagagaagaggaccttCAGGCCGTCGAACAAACATCAAAGAAGGCGGCTTCACAAGCGTGAAGGAGACTCGTCCGATGAacaagaggaggacgaggaggacagagagaagaggaccttTAGGCCGTCGAACAAACATCAAAGAAGGCGGCTTCACAAGCGTGAAGGAGACTCAtccgaggaagaagaggaggacgaggaggacagagagaagaggaccttTAGGCCGTCGAACAAACATCAAAGAAGGCGTCCAGACTGGTACAAGAGGAGTGTCACATCAACCGCCGCCGCCAACAACCTCACCCGCTTACTCAACTACAGAAAGGCCCAGCTGTCACGCGTCACGGAaccagaggggggcgcaaagaGCACTCACCCCAAGGATGCTTCTTTCAAAATCAAAGAATTACTTAAA gagagagagctggctaACCTGGCTGCCATGGACCTGGAGGTGCAGCAGATCGCCAGCAAGATCCACAACGGCCAGAAGAAATGa
- the LOC116223892 gene encoding ABC transporter F family member 4-like, with protein MHDISGIWPFLTCTCLSPISPGSNHEAPVKKSGEEVPPLEGEGAKEESELEAIRDLLKENEEKYEETDEERSQEEFPQYQRKRHLFPSEKEKREEGEGREKRSFRPGFARKYQRKYHKREGDSSKEEEENEEDREKRTFRPSNKHQRRRLHKREGDSSEEQEEDEEDREKRTFRPSNKHQRRRLHKREGDSSEEVEEDEEDREKRTFRPSNKHQRRRLHKREGDSSEEEEEDEEDREKRTFRPSNKHQRRRLHKREGDSSEEEEEDEEDREKRTFRPSNKHQRRRLHKREGDSSEEEEEDEEDREKRTFRPSNKHQRRRLHKREGDSSDEQEEDEEDREKRTFRPSNKHQRRRLHKRGGDSSEEVEEDREDREKRTFRPSNKHQRRRPDWYKRSVTSTAAANNLALLLNYRKAQLSRVTEPEGGAKSTHPSRGERAG; from the exons ATGCATGAT ATCTCTGGGATTTGGCCATTTCTGACATGCACCTgtctttctcccatctctccagGCTCCAATCATGAGGCTCCAGtgaagaagagtggagaggaggtgccGCCACTAGAGGGGGAAGGAGCCAAAGAAGAATCAGAGCTGGAGGCCATCCGAGACCTCCTTAAGGAGAACGAGGAGAAGTACGAAGAGACGGACGAGGAACGAAGCCAGGAGGAGTTTCCTCAGTACCAGAGGAAAAGGCACCTCTTTCCGTCAGAGAAGGAGAAACGTgaggaaggggagggcagagagaagaggtccTTCAGGCCTGGGTTTGCGCGCAAATATCAAAGAAAGTATCACAAGCGTGAAGGAGACTCGTccaaggaagaagaggagaacgaggaggacagagagaagaggaccttTAGGCCGTCGAACAAACATCAAAGAAGGCGGCTTCACAAGCGTGAAGGAGACTCGTCCGAGGAacaagaggaggacgaggaggacagagagaagaggaccttTAGGCCGTCGAACAAACATCAAAGAAGGCGGCTTCACAAGCGTGAAGGAGACTCGTCCGAGGAAgttgaggaggacgaggaggacagagagaagaggaccttTAGGCCATCGAACAAACATCAAAGAAGGCGGCTTCACAAGCGTGAAGGAGACTCGtccgaggaagaagaggaagacgaggaggacagagagaagaggaccttCAGGCCGTCGAACAAACATCAAAGAAGGCGGCTTCACAAGCGTGAAGGAGACTCGtccgaggaagaagaggaagacgaggaggacagagagaagaggaccttCAGGCCGTCGAACAAACATCAAAGAAGGCGGCTTCACAAGCGTGAAGGAGACTCGtccgaggaagaagaggaagacgaggaggacagagagaagaggaccttCAGGCCGTCGAACAAACATCAAAGAAGGCGGCTTCACAAGCGTGAAGGAGACTCGTCCGATGAacaagaggaggacgaggaggacagagagaagaggaccttTAGGCCGTCGAACAAACATCAAAGAAGGCGGCTTCACAAGCGTGGAGGAGACTCGTCCGAGGAAgtagaggaggacagggaggacagagagaagaggaccttTAGGCCGTCGAACAAACATCAAAGAAGGCGTCCAGACTGGTACAAGAGGAGTGTCACATCAACCGCCGCCGCCAACAACCTCGCCCTCTTACTCAACTACAGGAAGGCCCAGCTGTCACGCGTCACGGAaccagaggggggcgcaaagaGCACTCACCCCAGTAGAG gagagagagctggctaA